The Streptomyces luteogriseus genome includes a window with the following:
- a CDS encoding NfeD family protein: MPWFAWLLAAAALGAAEFFTLTLVFGLLAGAALVAAVVAGVGIGLSGQLLALVAAAAAGLVLVRPVALRHMEQQPLIRDGSDALIGKRAEVMQEVTATRGLIKLSGEEWSARALDESHVIPVGALVDVMEIEGATAIVYPRELLP; this comes from the coding sequence ATGCCGTGGTTCGCGTGGCTGCTCGCTGCTGCGGCGCTGGGTGCCGCGGAGTTTTTCACCCTGACCCTTGTCTTCGGGCTGCTGGCGGGCGCCGCGCTGGTCGCCGCCGTGGTCGCCGGCGTCGGCATCGGCCTGTCCGGCCAGCTCCTGGCCCTGGTGGCAGCGGCGGCGGCGGGCCTCGTCCTCGTCCGTCCCGTCGCGCTGCGGCACATGGAACAGCAGCCCCTCATCCGCGACGGCAGCGACGCGCTGATCGGCAAGCGGGCCGAGGTCATGCAGGAAGTCACCGCGACCCGTGGCCTGATCAAACTCTCCGGCGAGGAATGGTCCGCCCGCGCCCTCGACGAGAGCCATGTGATCCCGGTGGGAGCGCTGGTCGACGTCATGGAGATCGAAGGCGCCACCGCCATCGTCTATCCCCGCGAGCTCCTTCCCTGA
- a CDS encoding SPFH domain-containing protein has product MEPVVIPILVAALVIVFLVASTVRIVPQARRYNVERFGRYRRTLQPGLNLLLPVADRINTKLDVREQVYSSDPRPVITEDNLVVNIDTVLYYQITDPRAAAYEVADYLQAIDQLTVTTLRNVIGSMDLEETLTSREEINSRLRAVLDDATGKWGIRVNRVEIKAIDPPHTIKEAMEKQMRAERDKRAAILHAEGERQAKILTAEGTKQKDILEAQGTQQAMILRADGEAKAVELVFQAVHRNNADAKILAYKYLETLPHLANSDNNTFWVIPGELTEAIRTVTTAFGDQSAAQPQAAADAGADHTSAEGGTPELDAGWPASLDAAAAADEAGRQAAAAVSDAKAEAEAAKSPQTPRRGQTPGGG; this is encoded by the coding sequence GTGGAACCAGTTGTCATCCCCATCCTCGTGGCGGCCCTCGTCATCGTCTTCCTCGTGGCCTCCACCGTGCGGATCGTCCCTCAGGCCCGCCGCTACAACGTAGAGCGCTTCGGCCGCTACCGCCGGACGCTGCAACCCGGGCTGAACCTGCTCCTGCCGGTGGCGGACCGCATCAACACCAAACTCGACGTGCGAGAGCAGGTCTATTCATCCGATCCCAGGCCGGTGATCACCGAGGACAACCTCGTGGTCAACATCGACACCGTCCTCTACTACCAGATCACCGATCCGCGGGCGGCGGCCTACGAGGTCGCCGACTACCTGCAGGCGATCGATCAGCTCACCGTGACCACGCTCCGGAACGTCATCGGCAGCATGGACCTGGAGGAGACGCTCACCTCGCGCGAGGAGATCAACTCCCGGCTGCGCGCGGTCCTCGACGACGCCACCGGCAAGTGGGGCATCAGGGTCAACCGCGTCGAGATCAAGGCCATCGATCCACCGCACACCATCAAGGAAGCGATGGAGAAGCAGATGCGGGCCGAGCGGGACAAGCGCGCTGCCATCCTGCACGCCGAGGGCGAGCGACAGGCCAAGATCCTCACGGCGGAAGGCACGAAGCAGAAGGACATCCTGGAAGCCCAGGGCACGCAACAAGCCATGATCCTGCGGGCGGACGGTGAAGCGAAGGCGGTGGAGCTCGTCTTCCAGGCCGTCCACCGCAACAATGCCGACGCGAAGATCCTGGCCTACAAGTATCTGGAGACGCTCCCGCACCTGGCGAACAGCGACAACAACACGTTCTGGGTGATCCCGGGGGAGCTGACCGAGGCGATCCGGACCGTCACCACCGCATTCGGCGACCAGTCGGCGGCGCAACCGCAGGCAGCAGCCGACGCCGGCGCTGACCACACGTCGGCCGAAGGCGGGACTCCGGAGCTCGACGCAGGATGGCCGGCTTCTCTCGACGCCGCCGCGGCGGCCGACGAGGCGGGGAGGCAGGCCGCTGCCGCGGTGAGCGACGCCAAGGCCGAGGCCGAGGCCGCGAAGTCGCCTCAGACACCGCGCCGGGGCCAGACGCCCGGTGGCGGCTGA